In Lactococcus paracarnosus, a genomic segment contains:
- a CDS encoding carbohydrate ABC transporter permease encodes MKNKENKLPHLLLLIIGAILILIPIYLTLVSSFKDTPQIMQHFFSLPKHFTMDNYTRLIEDGIGKYFFNSIIISVVSIILIILIVPMAAFSIARNISRKTAFTIMYSLLILGIFVPFQVIMLPITNQMTALGLMNLPGLILLYLTYAIPQTLFLYVGYIKLSIPESLDEAAEIDGASKITMFVKIAFPLMKPMHATTLILNALWIWNDFLLPLLILNRDDSFWTLPLFQYNYQGQYMSDFGPSFASYVIGIITITIVYLFFQRSIISGMSNGAVK; translated from the coding sequence ATGAAAAATAAAGAAAATAAGTTACCACATCTTTTATTACTAATAATCGGGGCTATACTTATCTTAATCCCCATCTATTTGACATTGGTCAGTTCTTTTAAAGATACGCCTCAAATCATGCAACATTTCTTTAGTTTACCAAAACACTTCACAATGGATAATTACACCCGCTTAATTGAGGATGGTATTGGGAAGTATTTCTTTAATTCGATCATCATCTCTGTTGTGTCCATTATATTGATCATTTTGATTGTGCCGATGGCAGCTTTCTCTATTGCTAGAAATATCAGTCGTAAAACGGCATTTACAATCATGTATTCATTATTGATTCTTGGTATTTTCGTCCCTTTTCAGGTGATTATGTTACCAATTACGAATCAAATGACAGCGCTGGGACTGATGAATTTACCAGGTTTGATTCTCCTATACTTGACATATGCCATTCCACAAACGCTATTTTTATACGTCGGTTATATCAAGTTATCAATTCCTGAAAGTTTGGATGAGGCTGCAGAGATTGATGGTGCAAGTAAAATAACCATGTTTGTTAAAATAGCCTTTCCATTGATGAAACCGATGCATGCAACAACATTGATTCTAAATGCCTTATGGATTTGGAATGATTTCCTCTTGCCACTGTTGATACTTAACCGGGATGATTCTTTTTGGACCTTACCTTTGTTTCAATACAATTATCAAGGACAATATATGAGTGATTTTGGTCCAAGTTTTGCTTCATATGTCATTGGTATTATTACGATTACGATTGTTTATCTCTTTTTCCAAAGAAGTATTATTTCAGGCATGAGTAATGGTGCAGTCAAATAG
- a CDS encoding LacI family DNA-binding transcriptional regulator: MASIREIAKLAGVSPATVSRVLNADETMRVKAATRSRIIQVANQLNYHKVSNLGVKSPKQANLLSIALIKTHASKGESDDPYFRLIREGIKRESDIWSFRLEILKLGDIRLDQLDNFGAVIVVGVLTDSALSQLYDVNPNLIVVDHYFASSRYDLVHHDFAKQTQAVLDYLYEQNHRQIAFIGGEIEVADLNGDKQDVLSDVRTIAYKNWMTLHGLLDHCQVRTGNWTMGFGLAATNELLDQSKEMLPTAIVSASDPMSIGIYRALQLKSISIPKALSVFSFDDIEMASYMSPPLSTVQIDSLEIGRVAVRLAKERMIDGRKSALRVEVASKLILRESVRRND, encoded by the coding sequence ATGGCAAGTATCAGAGAAATAGCAAAATTAGCTGGCGTATCTCCTGCTACAGTTTCCCGAGTTTTAAATGCGGATGAGACGATGCGTGTTAAAGCGGCAACAAGAAGTAGAATCATTCAAGTTGCCAATCAATTAAATTATCATAAGGTAAGTAATTTAGGGGTGAAATCACCAAAGCAGGCTAATTTATTATCTATTGCTTTAATTAAAACACACGCTTCAAAAGGTGAAAGTGACGATCCTTATTTCAGATTGATAAGAGAAGGGATCAAGCGTGAGTCGGATATATGGAGTTTTAGACTTGAAATCCTTAAGTTAGGTGACATTAGACTGGATCAGCTTGACAACTTCGGTGCAGTAATTGTGGTTGGTGTATTAACTGATAGCGCCTTATCACAACTTTATGACGTCAATCCGAATCTGATTGTTGTTGATCATTATTTTGCAAGTTCACGATATGATCTTGTCCATCATGATTTTGCCAAACAAACACAAGCAGTTCTAGATTATTTATATGAACAAAATCATCGGCAGATTGCTTTTATTGGTGGTGAAATAGAAGTAGCGGATCTAAACGGAGATAAGCAAGATGTATTATCAGACGTTAGAACAATTGCCTATAAAAATTGGATGACACTTCATGGTTTGCTAGATCACTGCCAAGTGAGGACAGGAAACTGGACGATGGGATTTGGCTTAGCCGCGACCAATGAGTTACTAGATCAATCAAAAGAGATGTTGCCAACCGCAATTGTCTCAGCAAGTGATCCGATGAGTATTGGGATTTATCGTGCACTGCAACTCAAATCAATCTCTATTCCTAAAGCACTATCGGTTTTTAGTTTTGACGATATTGAGATGGCAAGCTATATGTCTCCTCCCCTTAGCACTGTTCAAATAGATAGTCTAGAAATAGGTCGAGTTGCCGTTAGACTGGCTAAGGAAAGGATGATAGATGGTCGTAAGAGCGCACTTCGTGTTGAAGTTGCATCTAAGCTGATTTTGCGTGAAAGTGTTAGAAGAAATGACTGA
- a CDS encoding alpha-galactosidase, translated as MTLITFDERNQVFHLSNKTISYIIGLERAAYLSHLYFGKAIKRYQNSRQYPLIDRSFSPNPAGLPLKTRDFSLDVLPQEMPSHGHGDFRNPAVQIKQVNGSSITDFVYDSYEIIAGKPALKGLPATYVESDSEAETLVITLVDRLLDLTLKLSYTIFADRQVIARNSFLENKGQESVIIEKIASASLDLVSQDLELISLAGRHNKEREIERQTVQRGTRIIDSKRGSSSHQANPFIALVSPKTDEFTGTAIGLALVYSGNHEMLVERDQFEQTRAMAGINPFGFAWELAPSQSFQSPEALLVFSDQGLNGMSQSFHDVLQNRLARGKFRHADRPILINNWEATYFDFNTDKIKAIVDGAADLGIELFVLDDGWFGKREDDTSGLGDWFENRDKLSGGLAGISDYVHGKNMSFGLWFEPEMVNADSDLYRAHPDYALQIPNRSISTSRDQYVLDFSRKDVRETIIARMRHILDTVNIDYIKWDMNRSLTDVYSATLDSANQGEVFHRYVLGLYEMLETLTTEYDYILWEGCSGGGGRFDPGFLYYMPQSWTSDNTDAVERLDIQYGTSLLYPISSMGSHVSVVPNHQTHRVTGLDIRGDVAMSGVFGYELNVQDMTVAEKVTVSEQVAFYKQHRQLLQYGKFHRLVSPFETSHAAWLFVNPDKSQAIAFYFRKFAESAGPLHTIKFAGLDPEKVYQVNGEASYGGDELMHVGIYLDPFMVGDYQSRKFVIDEVI; from the coding sequence ATGACATTAATTACATTTGATGAACGCAATCAAGTTTTTCACCTATCCAATAAGACGATTTCCTACATTATCGGACTTGAAAGAGCAGCATATCTTAGCCATCTCTATTTTGGTAAGGCGATTAAGAGGTATCAGAATAGTCGACAATATCCACTTATAGACCGCAGTTTTTCACCTAATCCTGCGGGCTTACCACTTAAAACACGGGATTTTTCGTTGGATGTGTTGCCACAGGAGATGCCAAGTCATGGCCATGGGGACTTCCGAAATCCTGCTGTTCAAATCAAGCAAGTAAATGGCTCATCTATCACGGACTTTGTTTATGACAGCTATGAAATTATCGCAGGTAAACCAGCACTTAAGGGATTACCTGCAACCTATGTTGAATCAGATAGTGAAGCTGAAACGCTTGTCATTACACTAGTTGATCGCCTACTTGATCTTACTTTGAAGCTATCCTACACAATCTTTGCTGATAGACAGGTCATTGCTAGAAATTCCTTTCTTGAAAATAAGGGTCAGGAATCGGTCATCATTGAGAAAATTGCGAGTGCATCACTTGATTTAGTTTCACAGGACTTGGAGCTTATCAGCTTGGCTGGTCGTCACAACAAGGAACGTGAGATTGAGCGTCAGACGGTACAGAGAGGCACTCGGATTATAGATAGTAAAAGGGGGTCATCAAGTCATCAAGCCAACCCCTTTATCGCACTTGTGTCGCCAAAGACAGATGAGTTTACAGGCACTGCAATTGGATTGGCCTTAGTTTATAGTGGTAATCATGAGATGCTGGTTGAACGTGATCAGTTCGAACAAACCAGAGCGATGGCAGGTATCAATCCCTTTGGTTTTGCTTGGGAGCTAGCACCGAGTCAAAGCTTCCAATCACCAGAAGCCCTGCTCGTTTTTTCAGATCAGGGGTTAAATGGTATGAGTCAATCCTTTCATGACGTGCTTCAAAATCGATTGGCTAGAGGGAAATTTAGACATGCAGACCGACCGATTTTGATTAACAACTGGGAAGCAACTTATTTTGACTTTAATACAGATAAAATAAAGGCAATCGTAGATGGTGCAGCCGACCTCGGTATTGAGTTATTTGTGCTTGATGATGGCTGGTTTGGTAAGCGAGAGGATGATACGTCAGGACTAGGAGATTGGTTTGAAAATAGGGACAAACTATCAGGTGGTTTAGCTGGTATTTCTGACTATGTCCACGGAAAAAATATGTCATTTGGCCTATGGTTTGAGCCAGAGATGGTCAATGCTGATAGCGATCTCTATCGTGCCCATCCTGATTATGCCCTTCAAATACCGAATCGTAGTATCAGTACCTCACGCGATCAATATGTGCTTGATTTTTCTAGAAAGGATGTTCGCGAGACAATCATAGCTCGGATGCGCCACATTCTTGATACTGTCAATATCGACTATATCAAATGGGATATGAACCGGAGCTTGACGGATGTCTATTCTGCAACACTTGACAGTGCGAATCAAGGGGAAGTGTTCCATAGATACGTGCTCGGTCTCTATGAGATGCTAGAAACTTTGACAACTGAGTATGATTATATACTTTGGGAAGGATGTTCAGGGGGAGGAGGTCGATTTGATCCTGGTTTCCTATATTACATGCCGCAAAGCTGGACAAGTGATAATACAGATGCAGTCGAAAGACTTGATATACAATATGGGACGAGCTTGCTGTATCCTATTTCATCAATGGGCTCTCACGTCTCAGTTGTCCCTAACCACCAAACACATCGTGTGACAGGTCTTGATATTCGAGGAGATGTTGCCATGAGTGGTGTGTTTGGCTATGAGCTCAATGTACAAGATATGACAGTAGCGGAGAAAGTGACGGTTAGTGAACAAGTTGCCTTCTATAAACAGCATCGTCAATTACTTCAGTATGGCAAGTTTCATAGGCTTGTGTCGCCATTTGAGACATCGCATGCTGCCTGGCTATTTGTTAATCCAGATAAATCACAAGCTATCGCCTTCTATTTTAGGAAATTTGCTGAATCAGCTGGCCCACTCCACACGATTAAATTTGCAGGCCTTGATCCAGAAAAGGTTTATCAAGTGAATGGCGAGGCAAGTTATGGTGGAGATGAGTTGATGCATGTTGGCATCTATTTAGATCCCTTTATGGTTGGTGACTATCAAAGTCGTAAGTTTGTGATAGATGAAGTAATTTAA
- a CDS encoding carbohydrate ABC transporter permease has protein sequence MKDKFISKYWGYLFLLVPIILQFIFFYLPTIRGVMFSFTNWTGLTDNYDYIGFKNYTAIFSDPKFIKTIRFTIIFTIGMIVGQVSIGILVARALNAKLRTSNFFRGIFFFPAVIATVTIGMIFKQIFAYGIPLIGETFHIAFLKENLLSNPKTVIYAVLFVALWQGIATPTIIFLAGLQSIPQEILEAAAIDGANRKQIFKSIEIPFLIPSISMVFILALKGGLTAFDNIFVLTGGGPNDMTATLGMLVYNTAFKNNSFGYANALAVVLFIIIVVISLIQQAVSKRFEV, from the coding sequence ATGAAAGATAAATTTATCAGTAAGTACTGGGGATACCTCTTCCTACTAGTACCAATCATCTTGCAATTTATATTCTTTTACTTACCCACTATCCGAGGTGTCATGTTCTCGTTCACCAATTGGACGGGATTGACAGATAACTATGACTACATCGGTTTTAAGAATTATACAGCCATTTTTAGTGATCCAAAATTTATTAAAACAATCAGATTTACGATTATTTTTACCATTGGGATGATTGTGGGTCAAGTAAGTATCGGGATTCTTGTTGCTCGTGCTTTGAATGCTAAACTTAGAACGTCTAATTTCTTTCGTGGCATTTTCTTCTTTCCTGCCGTGATTGCAACGGTAACAATCGGTATGATCTTTAAGCAAATTTTTGCTTATGGTATCCCCTTAATTGGGGAAACATTCCATATTGCTTTTTTGAAAGAAAACCTGCTTTCAAATCCTAAAACAGTTATCTATGCGGTGCTATTTGTTGCTTTGTGGCAAGGAATTGCGACACCAACGATTATTTTTCTAGCAGGGTTACAAAGTATACCACAGGAAATTCTGGAAGCCGCAGCGATTGACGGTGCAAATAGAAAACAAATTTTTAAAAGCATTGAAATCCCCTTTTTAATCCCATCAATTTCTATGGTATTTATCCTTGCTTTAAAAGGTGGCTTGACTGCCTTTGATAATATATTCGTGCTGACAGGTGGTGGACCAAATGATATGACAGCAACATTAGGCATGCTAGTCTACAATACCGCCTTTAAGAATAATAGTTTTGGCTATGCTAATGCGCTTGCTGTTGTCTTATTCATTATAATCGTCGTCATTTCTCTAATTCAACAAGCCGTTTCTAAGCGATTTGAAGTGTAG
- a CDS encoding AraC family transcriptional regulator, with product MKYREFHQNYLDINLDFVGNETTIPSFSFGPTKRENYVMHYIVSGRGKFTINGSKHSLEAGDCFILPAEVETFYQSDPIDPWVYNWLGISGRIVSDLFARTSVNDQNWVLKNVSTTDFIKSFNQIYSLSYKDMACVDLLIEAELFLLMKRLITAFPKLASSHKNQSDYYAEKAYMFINNNYKSGIKIKDVLAHVMISRAYLFTVFKHKYGLSPQKYLIDLRMGQAIMLLIHSENLISQISESIGFTDSLGFSNAFKKRYGVSPTKFRAENHDNLMLETLTSTNMNRIKK from the coding sequence ATGAAATATAGAGAGTTTCATCAAAATTATTTAGATATCAACCTTGATTTTGTGGGTAATGAAACCACAATCCCTAGTTTTAGTTTTGGCCCTACAAAACGTGAAAATTATGTCATGCATTATATTGTATCTGGACGTGGTAAATTCACAATTAATGGCTCAAAACATAGTTTGGAAGCTGGTGATTGTTTCATATTACCAGCAGAAGTTGAGACCTTTTATCAGTCAGATCCTATTGATCCATGGGTCTATAATTGGCTCGGTATCAGTGGTCGAATTGTATCCGATTTATTTGCAAGAACTTCAGTCAATGACCAAAATTGGGTATTGAAAAATGTCAGCACAACTGACTTTATCAAATCATTTAATCAAATTTATAGTCTATCCTATAAGGATATGGCTTGTGTTGATTTACTCATTGAAGCTGAGCTTTTTTTGTTAATGAAAAGACTAATTACTGCTTTCCCAAAACTGGCAAGTTCTCATAAAAATCAATCGGATTACTATGCTGAAAAAGCCTATATGTTTATCAATAATAACTATAAGAGTGGTATCAAAATAAAAGATGTTTTAGCCCATGTGATGATTTCACGTGCCTATCTTTTTACAGTTTTTAAACATAAGTATGGCCTTTCACCACAAAAATATTTAATTGACTTACGGATGGGCCAAGCAATCATGTTACTTATTCATTCAGAAAATTTGATTTCTCAAATTTCAGAGAGTATCGGCTTTACCGATTCCCTTGGTTTTTCAAACGCATTTAAAAAGCGTTATGGCGTTAGCCCAACGAAATTTCGTGCTGAAAATCATGATAATTTGATGCTTGAAACATTGACTTCTACCAATATGAATCGCATAAAAAAATAA
- a CDS encoding WxL domain-containing protein, protein MELKKLLKSTLVLTSIVTTGAILQNATVANADGTSYEDAKHAKTTSDLTFIKSETPTPPTPPGPTPEPEPGEEPKPAPNPQPNPQGGELMLSYASNLNFGKQLKSDTNFFAKADKGSNGTEFLPFIGVEDNRGSERKGWKLTAKQDTPFNSTKDNKKQLNGATITFSNLFYNDEAGAPKAASGDVVLTSDAKDLATADTTTGIGRWSLGLGKLEEGIVNHTADKDGKMTPVKGLVTKGVKLSIPNTSVKESDTYTTTITYELIADPTA, encoded by the coding sequence ATGGAACTTAAAAAACTACTAAAGAGCACGCTTGTCTTGACAAGCATTGTAACGACTGGTGCGATATTGCAAAATGCCACAGTTGCTAATGCTGATGGTACCTCGTATGAGGATGCCAAGCATGCCAAAACAACATCTGATCTTACTTTTATTAAATCAGAAACACCAACACCTCCTACTCCTCCAGGACCAACTCCAGAACCAGAACCAGGTGAAGAGCCAAAACCTGCGCCAAATCCACAACCAAATCCACAAGGTGGCGAATTAATGCTATCTTACGCCTCTAACCTAAACTTTGGTAAACAGCTAAAATCAGATACGAACTTCTTTGCTAAAGCAGACAAAGGGAGTAATGGCACTGAATTCTTACCATTTATCGGCGTAGAAGACAATAGAGGGTCTGAACGAAAAGGTTGGAAACTTACTGCTAAGCAAGATACGCCTTTCAACTCGACAAAAGATAATAAAAAACAGTTGAATGGTGCTACTATCACATTTTCTAATTTATTTTATAACGATGAAGCAGGGGCGCCTAAAGCAGCTTCTGGTGATGTTGTCTTAACCTCCGATGCAAAAGATCTCGCGACTGCTGATACGACAACTGGTATTGGCAGATGGAGCCTTGGCTTAGGTAAATTAGAAGAGGGAATCGTTAACCACACAGCAGATAAAGATGGTAAGATGACACCTGTAAAGGGACTAGTTACTAAGGGTGTCAAACTCTCTATACCAAATACATCTGTTAAGGAGTCTGATACCTATACTACGACGATCACCTATGAATTAATCGCAGACCCAACAGCCTAG
- a CDS encoding ABC transporter substrate-binding protein codes for MNKRTKWTMTVVSLASVALLASCGSTSSKKTEIEFFTQKKETLGITKEIAKDFEKENKDIKVKVVSVPDPSNVLKTRISSKDTPDVVNIYPQNSDFKEWAANHVFEDLTGKSFMNNIKEGVAAQYKINDKLYSAPLDSNAWGFFYNVDAFKKLGIEAPKTWDEFEAVVKDIKEKGKNQSPFALSLAQGDAWSLNGFGQLAWAQADGGFDGAQNALRFSPKGAIKTANPNFQSVIKQLDILKGNGQKGAEGATYNDAIAAFVSGKSLILPQGIWALAAVQQQKPSFEIRSFAYPGKTAEDAMSVGAADMALSISSTSKHKAAAEKFVNYFSTAKVFQKYFDVNGEPTSVKGVKTEGKMPELEGITRLTFTDKQFVWLQSKWTSEIDFHTLTANYARSGNADNFAKELNVFFDSMK; via the coding sequence ATGAATAAAAGAACAAAATGGACAATGACAGTTGTCAGTTTAGCGTCAGTTGCTTTACTAGCGTCTTGTGGTAGTACAAGTAGCAAAAAAACTGAAATTGAATTTTTCACTCAAAAAAAAGAGACACTAGGCATTACAAAAGAAATTGCTAAAGATTTTGAGAAGGAGAATAAAGACATAAAAGTAAAAGTTGTATCTGTACCAGATCCGAGTAATGTTTTGAAAACACGTATTTCTTCAAAAGATACACCTGATGTTGTTAATATCTATCCACAAAATTCAGATTTTAAAGAATGGGCAGCGAATCATGTATTTGAAGACTTAACTGGTAAGTCGTTCATGAATAATATCAAAGAAGGCGTTGCTGCACAATATAAAATAAATGATAAGCTTTATAGTGCCCCACTAGATTCAAATGCATGGGGATTCTTCTACAATGTGGATGCCTTTAAAAAACTTGGGATTGAAGCGCCTAAAACCTGGGATGAATTTGAAGCAGTAGTTAAGGATATAAAAGAAAAAGGGAAGAATCAGTCACCTTTCGCACTATCTCTAGCACAAGGTGATGCTTGGTCACTAAATGGATTTGGTCAGTTGGCATGGGCACAGGCTGATGGCGGTTTTGATGGGGCACAGAATGCACTTCGATTTTCTCCAAAGGGTGCAATTAAAACGGCTAATCCTAATTTTCAATCTGTTATCAAACAACTAGATATTCTAAAAGGTAATGGTCAAAAAGGTGCAGAAGGGGCTACTTACAATGATGCAATAGCCGCGTTTGTAAGTGGAAAATCGCTTATTTTACCTCAAGGTATTTGGGCACTTGCTGCTGTTCAACAGCAAAAACCAAGCTTTGAAATTCGGTCTTTTGCTTATCCAGGTAAAACAGCTGAAGATGCAATGAGTGTTGGTGCAGCAGATATGGCACTTTCTATTTCTAGTACGTCTAAACATAAAGCAGCAGCCGAAAAATTTGTTAACTACTTTAGTACAGCTAAAGTCTTCCAAAAATATTTTGATGTGAATGGAGAGCCGACATCAGTGAAAGGGGTTAAGACCGAAGGTAAAATGCCAGAACTCGAGGGCATAACACGGCTTACATTTACTGATAAACAGTTTGTTTGGTTACAATCTAAATGGACTAGTGAAATAGATTTCCATACACTGACAGCAAATTACGCACGCTCAGGAAACGCAGATAATTTTGCAAAAGAACTAAATGTTTTCTTCGACTCAATGAAATAG
- a CDS encoding fructose-1,6-bisphosphatase, translating to MSDNKYLALLAEKYETIDKVKSELVNLEAILNLPKGTELYISDIHAEYKAFNHIIRTGAGNIKEKIDEIFPDENAQEMEHLAMLIAYPTDMLQGKPTDSAEADSWSALTINRLLKLLRHLGTKYSRSKVRKAIDEDFRYFTEELMLSVDTNQTEKKDYYQQIIKRLIELDQDEKFIRSLCITIQELTVDHLHVVGDVFDRGAGADKVMDRLIQFHNVDFQWGNHDVLWMGAYAGNLACLATLLRIAVKYNYLYELEDAYGLNLRPLFLFAEAHYTDNNSGFTPASRADDELYGVENQTRLSQVHQALSIIQFKLEGQIISRRPDFEMADRNLLERIDYDQQTINLAGQTYTLKNACFQTISSEFPNQLTDGESYVMAAILSSLQKSEKFQRHMHFLVEKGSAYLVYNRHLLYHGCIPLKNDGSFLEMKIEEASYSGRALLDQFDAHIRRGIHYPDIGDDYSTDLMWYAWAGKCSPLFGRSSMTTFERYFIADKKAHQEGDNAYFTYREDPKMMTKILAEFGLTDPQSVVINGHTPIKVGDGESPIKAAGKLMVIDGGMSKAYQKTTGIAGYSLLNDSYGFKIVTHAPFTSIADILAKGKGNESLKYFLEKKPKRRMIKDTTIGDKLHASITDLNALLDYMP from the coding sequence ATGTCAGACAATAAATATCTCGCTCTATTAGCTGAAAAATATGAAACGATAGATAAAGTCAAAAGTGAACTGGTCAATTTAGAAGCCATACTCAATCTCCCTAAAGGAACAGAGCTCTATATCAGTGATATCCATGCTGAATATAAGGCCTTTAACCATATCATTCGAACGGGTGCTGGGAACATTAAGGAAAAAATCGATGAAATTTTTCCGGATGAAAATGCGCAAGAAATGGAACACTTGGCGATGTTGATTGCTTATCCGACCGATATGTTGCAGGGAAAGCCTACTGATTCAGCTGAGGCTGATAGCTGGTCAGCATTGACAATCAATCGCTTACTAAAATTATTACGTCATCTCGGTACAAAGTATTCTCGCTCAAAAGTGCGTAAGGCAATCGATGAAGATTTCCGTTATTTTACGGAAGAATTAATGCTAAGTGTTGATACCAATCAGACTGAGAAAAAAGACTATTACCAACAAATCATCAAGCGTTTGATTGAGCTTGACCAAGATGAGAAGTTCATCCGCAGTCTGTGTATCACGATACAAGAGTTAACTGTCGATCATTTGCATGTCGTAGGAGATGTATTTGATCGTGGCGCAGGTGCAGATAAGGTCATGGATCGGTTAATTCAGTTTCATAATGTTGATTTCCAGTGGGGTAACCATGATGTGCTTTGGATGGGGGCGTATGCTGGTAATTTAGCATGTCTTGCGACGCTGTTAAGGATTGCAGTCAAGTATAATTATCTATATGAGTTAGAGGATGCCTATGGCTTAAATCTCAGACCCTTATTTTTGTTTGCGGAAGCACATTATACTGATAATAACTCGGGATTTACACCAGCATCACGCGCAGATGATGAACTTTACGGAGTGGAAAACCAAACTCGGCTATCACAAGTACATCAAGCGCTATCAATTATTCAGTTCAAGCTAGAAGGACAAATCATCTCTAGGCGACCGGATTTTGAGATGGCAGATCGCAATTTACTTGAGAGAATTGACTATGATCAGCAGACCATCAATCTGGCTGGTCAAACATATACGCTAAAAAATGCGTGTTTTCAAACCATTTCCTCTGAGTTTCCTAATCAACTGACTGACGGTGAAAGCTATGTCATGGCAGCTATCCTATCCTCACTTCAAAAATCTGAGAAATTTCAACGGCACATGCATTTTCTTGTTGAAAAAGGGTCAGCTTATTTGGTCTATAATCGCCACCTGCTATACCATGGCTGTATCCCTTTAAAAAATGACGGCTCATTTTTGGAGATGAAAATTGAGGAGGCTAGCTATTCTGGTCGTGCTTTGCTTGATCAATTTGATGCGCACATTAGGCGAGGTATTCACTATCCTGACATCGGAGATGATTATTCGACAGATTTGATGTGGTATGCCTGGGCTGGTAAGTGTTCTCCCTTATTTGGCAGATCATCGATGACGACTTTTGAGCGGTATTTCATTGCAGATAAAAAAGCGCATCAAGAAGGGGATAATGCCTACTTTACCTATCGCGAAGATCCTAAAATGATGACCAAGATACTAGCTGAATTCGGCTTAACTGATCCCCAGTCAGTTGTCATTAATGGGCATACGCCTATAAAAGTAGGTGATGGTGAAAGTCCGATTAAAGCAGCTGGTAAACTGATGGTCATAGATGGTGGGATGAGCAAAGCCTACCAAAAGACAACAGGTATAGCTGGTTATTCCTTACTAAATGACTCCTATGGCTTTAAAATCGTCACGCATGCACCTTTTACGTCGATAGCGGACATCTTAGCGAAGGGTAAAGGCAATGAGTCGTTGAAATATTTTCTTGAAAAAAAACCGAAACGTCGCATGATTAAAGACACAACGATTGGTGACAAATTGCATGCAAGCATCACTGATTTAAATGCCTTATTGGACTATATGCCCTGA